In Microbacterium binotii, one DNA window encodes the following:
- a CDS encoding replication-relaxation family protein has product MTMRLPRTGAGPSRLLLLRSELLPRDEDLLTFLNRHRYATTTQLRDVFFAEHATPTAGTRACIRVLHRLLHHRLVARLERRVGGSVRGSAASIWYLDAPGERLTRPEGARRRRFAAVATPFLTHALAVTETHVALIRHARIGAFGIERIDAEPDSWRPFLTRSGTATILKPDLYAHLTTPDYDDHWYVEVDLGTESLPVLLAKCRTYAAYKATGQAQAEHGVFPRVLWLLPTAARVARLRAAIQAAAGLDDRLFVCATTDRLTAVLDDPDSYAATTTQAQAQAQAQERSNR; this is encoded by the coding sequence ATGACCATGCGCCTGCCCCGCACCGGAGCCGGACCGTCCAGGCTGCTCCTGCTGCGATCCGAGCTCTTACCCCGCGACGAGGACCTCCTGACGTTCCTCAACCGACACCGCTACGCCACCACCACCCAGCTCCGAGACGTCTTCTTCGCCGAGCACGCCACCCCAACCGCCGGCACTCGCGCCTGCATTCGCGTCCTCCACCGGCTACTGCACCATCGGCTCGTCGCCCGCCTCGAGCGCCGCGTCGGCGGCAGTGTCCGTGGGTCTGCGGCCAGCATTTGGTATCTGGATGCGCCAGGCGAACGCCTCACCCGACCGGAAGGCGCACGCCGCCGCCGTTTCGCCGCCGTGGCCACACCCTTCCTGACTCACGCGCTTGCCGTCACGGAGACGCACGTCGCCCTGATCCGCCACGCCCGCATTGGCGCGTTCGGTATCGAACGCATCGATGCCGAGCCCGACTCCTGGCGTCCGTTCCTCACCCGAAGCGGCACGGCCACGATCCTCAAGCCCGACCTCTACGCCCACCTCACCACCCCTGACTACGACGATCACTGGTACGTCGAGGTCGACCTCGGCACCGAGAGCCTGCCGGTCCTGCTCGCCAAGTGCCGCACCTACGCCGCCTACAAGGCCACCGGCCAGGCCCAGGCCGAACATGGGGTCTTCCCCCGGGTGCTCTGGCTGCTGCCCACAGCGGCGCGCGTAGCCCGCCTCCGCGCCGCCATCCAGGCCGCCGCAGGGCTGGACGACCGACTGTTCGTCTGCGCCACGACCGACCGGCTCACGGCGGTGCTCGATGACCCTGACTCCTACGCCGCGACAACGACCCAGGCCCAGGCCCAGGCCCAGGCCCAGGAAAGGAGTAACCGATGA
- a CDS encoding type IV secretory system conjugative DNA transfer family protein, which translates to MTESWRQLHWPRPFDAAIALGFLGTLAADEARGPLVFEARAEGSTIRHLMGGHRTTLSGVSSSLRRLLPGVAVTDLESDRLPVERAGRVRIRQRNLGLSLDTTGAALRALYAALSGAVGKEDVLVLQVVLGASVPPQPLPASTPDPNVSLFDLILQGSRPAPLEVRADLRDKLAQYRFRATIRIGVTAASPVRRRLLVHGVLAALRQLQTGSTRIDLVSDHPESVDKAVIPAKKPLRLTAAETLCLVGWPTGDTALPGMPPIYPRLIAPPAGFTPSSERVFATTNAPGPSRPVGISMKDAVRHSHVMGPNGVGKSTVLLNLIAADIAAGRSVVVIDAKRDLAMDVLTVIPEARSGDVVVLDPINSEPVGLNPFAGAGDQAPLVADRLLSVFRGLFPSAFGPRTSDAVHASLLTLAGREGSTLANLPRLLTDDPYRRRFTKGIADPSLAEFWAQYDAMSAGARSAMIGPVLTRLRQFLLRPSIRAVLDQSAPRFDLRDLFDKPRILVVPLNRGLLGPVAAELVGSLLVSQLWQQTLARADVPKEQRRPVSIYLDEAQMFVKYESDLGEALEQSRSMNVAWHLAHQHRAQMPTNLLAGIAANARNKIQFQADPADAAAVTKHSALTPEDVMKLPPFHVYVDLMSGGVQSGWFSAVTLPPPVAISNPDAVLAESRARYGAIPTEAATPGAVAPESDAGRVMPKVQQFDVGSTDSDEPIGRRRKARP; encoded by the coding sequence ATGACTGAATCCTGGCGTCAGCTGCACTGGCCGCGCCCCTTCGACGCTGCCATCGCGCTCGGCTTCCTGGGGACGCTCGCCGCTGACGAAGCCCGTGGTCCGCTCGTGTTCGAAGCCCGCGCCGAAGGCAGCACCATCCGTCACCTGATGGGCGGGCACCGCACTACGCTCTCGGGCGTTAGTAGCAGCCTGCGGCGCCTCCTGCCCGGTGTCGCCGTGACGGATCTGGAATCCGATCGTCTGCCGGTCGAACGGGCCGGGCGCGTACGGATTCGTCAGCGGAACCTCGGTCTCAGCCTCGACACCACCGGAGCCGCACTCCGCGCCCTCTACGCCGCTCTGTCGGGAGCGGTCGGGAAGGAGGACGTGCTGGTGCTGCAGGTCGTCCTCGGCGCCAGCGTTCCGCCGCAGCCGCTGCCGGCCTCAACGCCGGATCCGAACGTGAGCCTGTTCGACCTCATCCTGCAGGGCAGTCGTCCGGCGCCGTTGGAGGTTCGGGCGGATCTGCGCGACAAACTGGCTCAGTATCGATTCCGCGCCACCATCCGCATCGGCGTCACCGCCGCCAGCCCCGTCCGACGTCGCCTCCTTGTCCACGGCGTCCTCGCCGCGCTGCGACAGCTCCAGACCGGGTCGACCCGCATCGATCTCGTCTCCGATCACCCCGAGTCGGTCGACAAGGCCGTCATCCCCGCGAAGAAGCCGCTGCGCCTCACCGCGGCCGAAACTCTCTGCCTCGTCGGCTGGCCCACCGGCGACACCGCGCTCCCCGGCATGCCGCCGATCTACCCACGCCTCATCGCCCCACCCGCGGGCTTCACACCGAGCAGCGAGCGGGTGTTTGCGACCACCAACGCACCCGGTCCGAGCCGTCCTGTGGGGATCTCGATGAAGGATGCCGTCAGGCACAGCCACGTCATGGGGCCCAACGGCGTCGGCAAGAGCACCGTGCTCCTCAACCTCATCGCCGCTGACATCGCGGCGGGCCGAAGCGTCGTGGTCATCGACGCCAAACGCGACCTCGCCATGGACGTCCTCACCGTCATCCCTGAGGCTCGCTCGGGCGACGTCGTCGTCCTCGACCCGATCAACTCCGAACCGGTCGGGCTGAACCCCTTCGCAGGAGCCGGCGACCAAGCGCCGCTCGTCGCTGACCGCCTCCTTTCCGTGTTCCGCGGTCTCTTCCCGTCGGCGTTCGGCCCGCGTACCAGCGATGCTGTCCACGCCTCGCTGCTGACGCTCGCTGGGCGGGAAGGCTCGACATTGGCGAACCTCCCGCGCCTGCTCACCGATGACCCGTACCGGCGCAGGTTCACCAAGGGAATCGCCGACCCGTCGTTGGCCGAGTTCTGGGCGCAGTACGACGCAATGAGCGCCGGAGCGCGCTCTGCCATGATCGGCCCCGTCCTGACCCGGCTGCGCCAGTTCCTGCTTCGGCCCTCCATCCGCGCGGTACTGGATCAGTCCGCGCCTCGCTTCGATCTGCGCGACCTTTTCGACAAGCCCCGCATCCTCGTGGTGCCGCTCAACCGGGGACTCTTGGGGCCTGTTGCGGCAGAACTGGTCGGTTCGCTTCTAGTCAGCCAGCTGTGGCAACAAACGCTCGCCCGCGCCGATGTGCCGAAGGAGCAGCGCCGCCCCGTCTCGATCTACCTCGACGAGGCGCAGATGTTCGTGAAGTACGAATCCGACCTGGGCGAAGCCCTCGAGCAATCCCGCTCGATGAACGTCGCCTGGCACCTGGCTCATCAGCACCGCGCCCAGATGCCCACGAACCTGCTCGCCGGCATCGCCGCCAATGCCCGGAACAAGATCCAATTCCAAGCCGACCCCGCTGATGCCGCCGCCGTCACGAAGCACTCCGCCCTCACCCCGGAGGACGTCATGAAGCTGCCGCCCTTCCACGTCTACGTCGACCTCATGAGCGGTGGGGTGCAGTCTGGCTGGTTCTCAGCGGTCACGCTCCCGCCGCCGGTTGCGATCTCCAACCCCGATGCTGTCCTGGCCGAAAGCCGCGCCCGCTACGGGGCCATTCCGACGGAAGCAGCGACTCCCGGAGCGGTAGCCCCGGAGAGTGATGCCGGCAGAGTGATGCCCAAAGTTCAGCAGTTTGACGTGGGAAGTACCGACTCCGACGAGCCCATCGGTCGACGCCGAAAGGCACGCCCATGA
- a CDS encoding MT-A70 family methyltransferase has translation MTNTTNTTAGHNPPTSLPRKRYQAIIVDPPWPTGQSGKYGAASKYPLMTLDAIAAMPIGDLADENAHLYLWCYPATRHVAEDIMRGWGFRFVDEFVWGKDQMGLGQYFRHAHETLLLGVKGNLPAQFKGQRSFAMLPRQDHSHKPEEVHQMVMRMSPGPYLELFARRPFPGWDIWGNEVESDICISGYPVPSDIGVEAPGDTVVVNDEETADA, from the coding sequence ATGACCAACACCACCAACACCACGGCGGGCCACAACCCGCCGACCAGCCTGCCGCGCAAGAGGTACCAAGCGATCATCGTGGACCCACCGTGGCCCACAGGCCAGTCCGGGAAGTACGGAGCAGCGAGCAAGTACCCGCTGATGACACTCGACGCCATCGCCGCGATGCCCATCGGTGACCTCGCGGACGAGAACGCCCACCTCTACCTCTGGTGCTATCCGGCCACTCGTCACGTCGCCGAAGACATCATGCGCGGGTGGGGGTTCCGCTTCGTCGACGAGTTCGTCTGGGGCAAGGACCAGATGGGTCTCGGCCAGTACTTCCGCCACGCACACGAAACCCTGCTGCTCGGCGTGAAAGGCAATCTGCCCGCCCAGTTCAAGGGGCAGCGCAGCTTCGCGATGCTGCCCCGTCAGGACCACTCACACAAGCCCGAGGAGGTGCACCAGATGGTGATGCGCATGAGCCCCGGCCCCTACCTCGAGCTCTTCGCTCGGCGCCCGTTCCCCGGGTGGGACATCTGGGGCAACGAGGTGGAGAGCGACATCTGCATTTCCGGCTATCCCGTGCCCAGCGACATCGGCGTCGAGGCCCCCGGCGACACCGTCGTCGTCAACGACGAGGAGACCGCTGATGCCTAA
- a CDS encoding helix-turn-helix domain-containing protein — protein sequence MNPSSAASPEWAQFARELGMNLRRARDAKGLTQEQMAERASISLYAYQQYERGAVTRGGAATNPRLATVLTLCQVLNVRLDDLLPDVPRLTITAG from the coding sequence GTGAACCCCAGCTCGGCAGCGTCCCCCGAGTGGGCGCAGTTTGCCCGGGAACTCGGGATGAACCTACGCCGCGCGCGCGACGCGAAGGGGCTCACGCAGGAGCAGATGGCAGAGCGAGCCAGCATTTCGCTCTACGCCTACCAGCAGTACGAGCGGGGGGCCGTGACGCGCGGCGGTGCTGCAACGAACCCGCGTCTCGCGACTGTGCTGACTCTTTGCCAGGTGCTGAACGTCCGCCTTGACGATCTACTGCCCGACGTTCCGCGCCTGACGATCACTGCAGGCTGA